In one Chlamydia sp. BM-2023 genomic region, the following are encoded:
- a CDS encoding autotransporter domain-containing protein: MKHPVYWLLLSSGLVASTYASFAAVDEKTLTSADSYDGNTTTTEFVTQENTEAGGTNYTCTGDICIAFAGKTTPLAKSCFGQTTGDLSFTGTGGSLCFDNVNATGKPAAIEVTTASKNLSVTGFSLFSCISCPPGTTGNGAISSKGTTSFDNDAKILFNKNCSSAAGGAISCAGLNLTGTTISATFTNNTSTDNGGAIGSTGANTIQNNTGKLLFSTNSATKAGGAIHSDSATTISNNASVVFSENSATGATDGQGGAIYGSKTATAVDLKLEGNKELIFKNNTSGTGGGAIYTDKLTITSGGPTLFTNNSVSTATTPKGGAISLADSNGECSLTAELGDIVFEGNTVVTTGGTPSTKRNAIDLGTSGKFMQLRAGEGRGIYFYDPIANNGDTTTEIVLNKTEGTTTFTGSIVFSGEKLSADEKTAAENLSSFFKQPLKVGGGSLVLKDGVILEAKQVSQEAGSAVVMDVGTTLQTPSANGETITLENLEINVASLGGGGVSAPAKITAATTDKNVTISAIKLVESDGNTYENPVFSTTKDFASTLEVTTNGSGTITLPTDPTTGFLPATHYGYQGNWSVTWAQGTVTTNQNATLDWKQTGYNPNPERQGPLVPNTLWGAFSDIRSLQNLMEVSVNGSDFHRGFWVSGIGNFINKSGTPTKRKFRHTSAGYVLGLLAKTDSDDVFSAAFSQMFGRDKDYLVSKNTSDIYAGSIYYQHTSFWDAWDRFLQATIGAQAPLVFDAQLAYSHTSNDMKTNMTTRYTPQNVVVPEIKGEWGNDCFAVELGATVPIDSETSSLFDIYSPFLKFQLVYAHQEDFKENNSVNGRHFESSNLTNLSMPIGVKFERFSDDNNASYNLTLTYAPDIARNNPESATSLLVSPATALWTTKATNLARQAFIVRAGNHLSLSQNFEIFSQFGFELRGSSRNYNVDLGSKIQF; this comes from the coding sequence ATGAAACACCCAGTTTATTGGCTCTTACTCTCTTCAGGACTGGTAGCTTCAACCTACGCAAGCTTTGCCGCTGTAGACGAAAAAACATTAACCTCCGCAGATAGTTACGACGGAAATACAACAACAACAGAATTTGTAACCCAGGAAAATACAGAAGCTGGCGGGACAAACTATACCTGTACCGGAGATATCTGTATCGCCTTTGCAGGTAAAACAACCCCTCTAGCTAAAAGTTGCTTTGGACAAACAACCGGAGACCTTTCCTTCACTGGCACTGGAGGCTCTCTTTGTTTTGACAACGTTAATGCAACAGGAAAACCTGCTGCAATAGAAGTCACTACAGCCAGCAAAAACTTATCCGTAACAGGATTCTCATTATTTTCCTGCATCTCCTGCCCTCCAGGAACTACTGGAAACGGCGCCATTTCATCTAAAGGCACAACGTCATTTGATAACGATGCTAAGATTCTATTTAATAAAAACTGCTCCTCAGCTGCTGGTGGGGCAATTAGCTGCGCTGGTCTGAATTTAACAGGAACAACAATATCTGCTACCTTTACCAACAATACATCGACAGATAACGGAGGAGCAATAGGTTCTACTGGAGCAAACACCATTCAAAACAATACTGGGAAGCTGTTGTTCTCAACTAACTCTGCAACAAAAGCAGGCGGAGCTATTCATTCAGACTCTGCAACAACTATTTCCAACAATGCTTCTGTTGTATTTTCAGAAAATTCAGCAACTGGCGCTACTGACGGACAGGGTGGAGCTATTTACGGCTCTAAAACGGCTACCGCTGTTGATCTGAAATTAGAAGGCAATAAGGAACTTATTTTTAAAAATAATACTTCTGGAACTGGTGGTGGCGCCATCTATACTGATAAACTCACGATCACTTCGGGAGGCCCTACCCTGTTTACTAATAACTCAGTAAGCACTGCCACTACCCCCAAAGGTGGAGCTATTAGCTTAGCTGACTCAAATGGAGAATGCAGCCTAACCGCAGAACTAGGTGATATCGTTTTTGAAGGAAATACTGTTGTCACTACTGGTGGGACACCATCAACAAAGAGAAATGCTATAGATTTAGGAACTAGTGGGAAGTTCATGCAGCTCCGAGCTGGCGAAGGCAGAGGGATTTACTTCTACGATCCCATTGCCAACAATGGTGATACTACTACAGAAATTGTACTCAATAAAACAGAAGGCACAACTACCTTCACAGGAAGCATAGTCTTCTCTGGAGAAAAACTCTCCGCTGATGAAAAAACTGCTGCAGAAAATCTATCTTCCTTCTTTAAACAGCCTTTAAAAGTTGGTGGCGGTTCATTAGTTCTTAAAGACGGTGTGATATTAGAAGCTAAGCAAGTTTCTCAAGAAGCAGGCTCTGCTGTCGTGATGGATGTAGGCACCACGCTGCAAACTCCAAGCGCGAATGGAGAAACTATTACTCTAGAAAACCTCGAGATCAACGTCGCCTCGTTGGGGGGGGGGGGGGTATCCGCTCCTGCTAAAATCACAGCAGCTACAACTGATAAAAATGTAACTATCAGCGCCATTAAGCTCGTCGAATCCGACGGCAACACTTATGAAAACCCCGTTTTCTCTACCACTAAAGATTTTGCATCAACGTTAGAGGTCACTACCAATGGTAGTGGCACTATCACTCTTCCTACTGATCCTACAACTGGTTTTCTTCCTGCAACTCATTATGGTTATCAAGGAAACTGGTCCGTTACTTGGGCTCAAGGAACTGTCACAACAAATCAAAATGCTACTTTAGATTGGAAACAAACTGGCTATAATCCAAATCCTGAACGTCAAGGTCCTTTGGTTCCTAATACGTTATGGGGAGCCTTTAGCGATATTAGATCCCTTCAGAACTTAATGGAAGTTAGTGTAAATGGTTCTGATTTCCATAGAGGTTTCTGGGTTTCTGGAATTGGTAATTTCATAAATAAAAGCGGTACGCCTACCAAGCGTAAATTCCGTCATACAAGCGCTGGTTATGTTTTAGGACTTCTTGCTAAAACAGACTCTGACGATGTATTTAGCGCTGCTTTTAGCCAGATGTTTGGTAGAGATAAGGATTATCTCGTATCTAAAAATACTTCTGACATTTACGCAGGATCTATCTATTATCAACATACATCTTTCTGGGATGCTTGGGATAGATTCTTACAAGCTACTATCGGTGCTCAAGCTCCTTTAGTTTTCGATGCACAGCTAGCTTATAGCCATACTTCTAATGATATGAAGACAAATATGACTACTCGCTACACTCCTCAAAATGTTGTTGTCCCTGAGATTAAGGGTGAATGGGGTAACGACTGTTTTGCTGTAGAGCTCGGCGCAACTGTGCCTATTGACTCTGAAACATCTTCTCTCTTTGATATCTATTCTCCTTTCTTGAAGTTCCAACTGGTTTATGCCCATCAGGAAGACTTTAAAGAAAACAATAGTGTAAATGGAAGACATTTCGAGAGTAGCAATCTCACGAACCTTTCTATGCCTATTGGTGTAAAGTTCGAGAGATTTTCTGATGACAACAATGCTTCTTACAATCTCACACTCACCTATGCGCCAGATATTGCAAGAAACAATCCCGAGAGTGCAACTTCTCTGTTAGTAAGCCCAGCAACGGCACTGTGGACTACTAAAGCAACAAACCTTGCAAGACAGGCTTTCATTGTAAGAGCTGGAAATCACCTTTCCCTATCTCAAAACTTTGAAATCTTCTCTCAATTCGGTTTCGAACTCAGAGGCTCCTCTCGAAACTATAATGTAGATCTGGGCTCTAAAATCCAGTTCTAG
- a CDS encoding AAA family ATPase yields MDKISDAVSEALEKAFELAKSLKNPYVGENHFLKCLLENTEALFYLIIKDIQNNPKLLISAVNDALSLEPSVVEGDTMPKPSPGLQSLLLDAKHIAKDFGDEYLSGDHVLLAFWKSSKEPFASWKKTAKISLEDLKNLISKIRRGNRMDSPSSETNLRGLEKYCKNLTSLAKEGKLDPVIGRDEEIRRTIQVLSRRTKNNPMLIGEPGVGKTAIAEGLALRIVQGDVPESLKGKQLYVLDMGALIAGAKYRGEFEERLKSVLKDVEAVENECVLFIDEVHTLVGAGATDGAMDAANLLKPALARGTLHCIGATTLNEYQKYIEKDAALERRFQPIFVTEPSLEDAVFILRGLREKYEIFHGVRITEGALNAAVLLSYRYIADRFLPDKAIDLIDEAASLIRMQIGSLPLPIDEKERELSALIIKQEAIKREKAPSYQEEAEAMQNSIDQLKEELKVLRLRWDEEKKLIAGLKEKKNSLENMKFSEEEAERIADYNRVAELRYSLIPALEEEIRQDEATLNQRDNRLLQEEVDERLIAQVVANWTGIPVQRMLEGEAEKLLVLEESLEERVVGQPFAIAAVSDSIRAARVGLSDPQRPLGVFLFLGPTGVGKTELAKALADLLFNKEEAMIRFDMTEYMEKHSVSKLIGSPPGYVGYEEGGSLSEALRRRPYSVVLFDEIEKADKEVFNILLQIFDEGILTDSKKRKVNCKNALFIMTSNIGSQELAEYCAKKGSDVTKDTVLSVVAPALKKYFSPEFINRIDDILPFVPLNTEDIVKIVGIQMRRVAHRLLERRVTLTWDDSVTLYLSEEGYESSFGARPLKRLIQQKVVTLLSKALLKGDIKADTSIELTMSKGVLLFKKVENT; encoded by the coding sequence ATGGATAAGATATCAGATGCAGTAAGTGAAGCTCTAGAAAAGGCTTTTGAGCTTGCTAAGTCTTTAAAAAATCCCTACGTTGGTGAAAATCATTTTCTAAAATGCCTTTTAGAAAATACCGAAGCGCTATTTTATCTAATAATTAAGGATATTCAAAATAATCCAAAATTACTGATTTCAGCGGTAAATGATGCGCTTTCTTTAGAGCCTTCAGTTGTTGAAGGCGACACTATGCCCAAGCCCTCTCCAGGACTGCAAAGTCTCCTTTTAGATGCTAAACATATAGCTAAAGATTTCGGTGATGAATACCTTTCTGGTGATCACGTTCTCCTAGCTTTTTGGAAATCAAGTAAAGAGCCCTTTGCTTCTTGGAAAAAAACAGCAAAAATCTCCCTAGAAGATCTTAAAAACCTCATTAGTAAAATAAGGCGTGGCAATCGTATGGATTCCCCCAGTTCAGAAACTAATCTTCGCGGTTTAGAAAAGTATTGTAAGAATCTAACTTCGCTAGCAAAAGAAGGAAAGTTAGATCCTGTAATTGGTAGAGACGAAGAAATTCGCCGTACCATTCAAGTGTTATCACGAAGAACGAAAAATAATCCCATGCTTATTGGCGAACCAGGTGTGGGGAAAACCGCAATTGCTGAGGGATTAGCATTGCGTATCGTTCAAGGTGATGTCCCCGAAAGCTTAAAAGGTAAGCAGCTCTACGTTTTAGATATGGGAGCGTTAATTGCCGGAGCTAAATATCGCGGGGAATTTGAAGAGCGCTTAAAAAGCGTTCTTAAAGATGTTGAAGCTGTTGAAAATGAGTGTGTCTTGTTTATTGATGAGGTGCACACTCTTGTTGGAGCTGGAGCTACAGATGGCGCTATGGATGCTGCCAATTTGTTAAAGCCTGCTTTAGCACGGGGTACTCTCCATTGTATAGGAGCAACTACTCTTAATGAGTATCAAAAGTATATTGAAAAGGACGCCGCTTTAGAGCGTCGTTTCCAACCTATTTTTGTTACAGAGCCTTCTTTAGAAGACGCGGTATTTATTCTTCGTGGCCTTCGTGAAAAATATGAGATTTTCCATGGCGTTAGAATCACCGAAGGGGCGTTGAATGCTGCTGTTCTTCTTTCTTATCGTTATATTGCCGATCGCTTTTTACCCGATAAAGCTATCGACTTAATAGATGAAGCTGCCAGTTTAATTCGCATGCAAATTGGTAGTTTACCCTTACCAATTGATGAGAAAGAACGTGAGTTATCAGCTTTGATTATTAAGCAGGAAGCTATAAAACGTGAAAAAGCTCCCTCTTATCAAGAGGAAGCTGAAGCTATGCAAAATTCGATAGATCAGCTTAAAGAAGAGCTAAAGGTTCTACGCTTACGTTGGGATGAAGAGAAGAAACTCATCGCAGGACTGAAAGAAAAGAAAAATTCTTTAGAAAATATGAAATTTTCTGAAGAAGAGGCCGAGCGTATTGCTGATTATAATCGCGTTGCGGAGTTGCGTTATAGTCTTATTCCCGCTCTTGAAGAAGAAATTCGCCAGGATGAAGCAACCTTAAATCAAAGAGACAACCGTTTACTTCAAGAAGAGGTAGATGAGCGTCTTATTGCTCAGGTAGTGGCAAATTGGACAGGGATTCCTGTTCAAAGAATGCTCGAAGGGGAAGCTGAAAAGCTTCTTGTTTTGGAAGAGTCTTTAGAAGAGCGCGTTGTCGGGCAACCATTTGCCATTGCTGCTGTTAGTGATTCTATACGTGCTGCGCGTGTAGGGCTTAGCGATCCTCAACGCCCTTTAGGTGTTTTTCTATTTTTAGGCCCTACAGGAGTAGGGAAAACAGAGCTCGCTAAAGCTCTCGCCGATCTTTTATTTAATAAAGAAGAGGCGATGATCCGTTTTGATATGACGGAGTATATGGAGAAGCATTCCGTATCGAAATTGATAGGGTCGCCTCCAGGTTATGTGGGCTACGAAGAAGGTGGCAGCCTCTCCGAGGCTTTACGGCGCCGCCCGTATTCTGTAGTGCTTTTCGATGAAATCGAAAAAGCTGATAAGGAAGTATTTAATATTCTCCTGCAGATTTTTGATGAGGGGATTCTTACCGATAGTAAAAAACGTAAGGTAAATTGTAAAAATGCCTTGTTTATTATGACGTCGAATATAGGCTCCCAAGAGCTCGCAGAATACTGCGCAAAGAAAGGAAGCGACGTTACTAAAGATACGGTACTCTCTGTAGTTGCCCCAGCTTTGAAAAAGTACTTCAGCCCCGAGTTTATTAACCGTATTGATGATATTCTTCCTTTCGTTCCTTTGAATACCGAAGATATTGTAAAAATTGTTGGTATTCAGATGCGTAGGGTTGCCCATCGTCTGTTAGAAAGACGTGTAACGTTAACATGGGACGATTCTGTGACCTTATATTTAAGTGAAGAGGGATATGAAAGCTCTTTCGGAGCACGGCCTTTAAAACGCTTAATTCAGCAAAAGGTAGTCACTCTGTTATCAAAAGCTTTGTTAAAAGGTGATATCAAAGCGGATACATCTATAGAGTTGACAATGTCAAAAGGCGTGTTGCTTTTCAAAAAAGTTGAAAATACTTAA
- a CDS encoding autotransporter domain-containing protein codes for MKHSVYWFLLSSGLIASSSLGFTAPVEETLNASNSYDGNNATAEFQPQEKTDATGTNYTCSGDISIAYAGKTTPLTTSCFSQTQGELSFTGTGNSLSFDNIIATAKPAAIEVATAAKNLTIQGFSLFSCSSCAPDITGNGAISSGGAANFTNNAKILFDSNCSSAAGGAISCQGFTLTGTSGSANFTNNQSADNGGVISSTTAANTIQNNTGKIVFSGNTSQKSGGAFYSDFATTISDNKDLVFSGNSTTGAANSAGGAIYCVNTTGITLTLTGNGNLLFTNNVAFTSGGAIAADKLIMTSGGPTIFSKNSVTKPSGPTGLKGGAISIKDGGECSLTADLGDIIFEGNTYQSPDKILSNSIGIGINSKFLKLSAKEGFGVYFYDPITNTGGDPTTALELNKADGITTYTGKIVFSGEKLTAAQKAIPENVSSSFSQPITLAAGSLILKDGVLVEAKQISQTAGSVVVMDVGTTLQTVATTGADITLDNLEVNIAPLGEGATSAKIATSVAGKNITISNLKLVNSDGNTYENAAFSTTKPFDSAVSVITGTGGTATIPVDNVTGYVPPTHYGFQGNWTVSWTQGATTADQQATFTWKQTGYIPNPERLGPLVPNTLWGSFMDIRSLQNLMEVSVHGADYDRGFWASGLANFLHRSSTPTRRKFRHTSAGYVLGGLLKTASEDTFSAAFCQLFGNDKDYFVAKNNSDIYAGSLYYQHTSFWKTWEKLLQNTLGVDAPLVFDAQLSYSHTSNKMKTNMTTLYAPRNVVFPEIKGNWGNDCFAAALGATLPIDSLSVLFFDTFAPFVKLQLVYAHQEDFKENNTQEGRSFGSSHLTNLSMPIGVKLERFSNEDSSYHVVLTYSPDIARTNPDCTTSLLTSPATALWTTKATNLARQSFIVRAGNHLALSQTLEIFSQFGFELRNHSRNYNVDLGSKVQF; via the coding sequence ATGAAACATTCAGTTTATTGGTTCTTACTATCTTCGGGATTGATTGCTTCCTCCTCTTTAGGATTTACAGCACCCGTTGAAGAAACTTTAAATGCATCTAATAGTTACGATGGAAACAACGCGACAGCAGAATTTCAACCTCAAGAAAAAACCGACGCCACCGGAACAAACTATACCTGCTCTGGAGATATTTCTATTGCCTATGCTGGGAAAACTACTCCCCTGACAACAAGCTGCTTCAGCCAAACTCAGGGGGAGCTTTCCTTTACAGGCACTGGAAACTCATTATCCTTTGATAATATTATCGCAACTGCAAAACCTGCTGCTATTGAAGTAGCTACTGCGGCTAAAAACTTAACAATTCAAGGATTCTCATTATTTTCGTGTTCTTCCTGTGCTCCAGACATCACTGGAAATGGAGCGATTTCATCGGGAGGAGCAGCAAATTTTACCAATAACGCTAAGATTCTCTTTGATAGCAACTGTTCGTCAGCTGCTGGCGGAGCAATTAGCTGCCAAGGGTTCACATTAACAGGAACCTCAGGATCTGCTAATTTTACAAATAATCAATCTGCTGATAACGGAGGTGTTATCTCCTCTACCACAGCAGCAAATACCATTCAAAATAACACTGGGAAAATTGTTTTCTCAGGAAACACCTCCCAAAAATCTGGAGGAGCGTTTTATTCAGACTTTGCGACTACGATTTCTGATAACAAAGATCTAGTATTTTCAGGGAACTCTACAACAGGAGCTGCCAACTCTGCGGGTGGAGCTATTTATTGCGTCAATACAACCGGAATAACTTTAACATTAACAGGAAATGGTAACCTCCTATTTACAAACAATGTTGCCTTTACCAGCGGCGGCGCTATTGCTGCTGATAAACTCATCATGACCTCTGGGGGTCCTACCATCTTCTCTAAGAACTCTGTAACCAAACCCTCCGGCCCCACTGGTCTTAAAGGAGGGGCTATTTCTATAAAAGACGGAGGAGAATGTAGCCTAACAGCAGATCTTGGAGACATCATATTTGAAGGAAACACCTACCAATCACCTGATAAAATACTAAGCAACTCCATAGGCATAGGCATAAACAGTAAATTTTTAAAGCTCAGCGCTAAAGAGGGTTTTGGGGTTTACTTCTATGACCCCATAACAAACACTGGAGGAGATCCCACTACAGCATTAGAGCTCAATAAAGCAGATGGAATAACTACCTACACCGGAAAAATTGTCTTTTCTGGAGAGAAGCTAACAGCAGCTCAAAAAGCCATCCCTGAAAATGTATCCTCATCATTCTCTCAACCAATCACCCTAGCTGCAGGATCGTTAATTCTTAAAGATGGCGTACTTGTAGAGGCTAAGCAAATTTCTCAGACAGCAGGCTCTGTTGTTGTTATGGACGTAGGTACTACGTTACAAACTGTCGCGACAACTGGAGCAGACATAACATTAGATAACTTAGAGGTAAACATCGCCCCTTTAGGAGAAGGAGCGACGTCTGCTAAAATTGCTACATCAGTAGCAGGCAAAAACATAACTATTAGTAATCTTAAGTTAGTTAACTCTGACGGCAATACCTATGAAAACGCAGCATTTTCAACTACGAAACCTTTTGATTCTGCTGTATCTGTAATAACTGGAACCGGAGGGACAGCAACTATTCCAGTTGATAATGTTACAGGTTATGTTCCCCCTACACACTATGGCTTTCAAGGAAATTGGACAGTCTCTTGGACTCAAGGAGCTACTACTGCAGACCAGCAAGCAACTTTCACTTGGAAACAAACTGGCTACATTCCGAATCCCGAGCGGCTAGGACCGTTAGTTCCTAATACGTTATGGGGATCTTTCATGGATATTCGCTCCCTTCAAAATCTTATGGAAGTTAGCGTTCATGGTGCTGACTATGACCGGGGATTTTGGGCATCAGGATTAGCGAACTTCTTACATAGAAGTAGCACCCCTACTAGAAGGAAATTCCGCCATACCAGCGCCGGATATGTTTTAGGAGGCCTTCTAAAAACAGCTTCTGAAGATACTTTCAGCGCTGCTTTCTGTCAGTTATTTGGCAACGACAAAGACTACTTTGTCGCTAAAAATAACTCTGACATTTATGCAGGATCCTTATATTACCAACACACTTCATTTTGGAAAACCTGGGAAAAGCTCTTACAAAACACCCTAGGAGTTGATGCTCCTTTGGTTTTTGATGCGCAGCTATCCTACAGTCATACATCTAACAAGATGAAAACAAATATGACAACTCTCTATGCCCCTAGAAATGTTGTCTTCCCAGAAATCAAAGGCAATTGGGGCAATGATTGTTTTGCTGCAGCTCTTGGAGCTACCCTACCTATTGACTCCTTGTCTGTTTTATTCTTTGATACCTTTGCACCATTTGTAAAATTACAACTTGTTTATGCTCATCAGGAAGATTTTAAAGAAAATAACACTCAGGAAGGAAGAAGTTTTGGTAGCAGTCACCTCACCAACCTCTCCATGCCTATTGGTGTAAAGCTTGAGAGATTCTCAAATGAGGACTCTTCTTATCATGTTGTTCTTACCTACTCCCCAGATATTGCAAGAACTAATCCTGATTGTACAACCTCTTTACTAACCAGTCCTGCAACAGCATTGTGGACTACTAAAGCAACAAACCTCGCGAGACAATCTTTCATTGTAAGAGCTGGGAACCACCTCGCCCTATCTCAAACTCTTGAAATCTTCTCGCAATTCGGTTTCGAACTCAGAAACCACTCTCGCAACTACAACGTAGATCTAGGATCTAAAGTTCAATTCTAA
- a CDS encoding autotransporter domain-containing protein, protein MKHPVYWFLLSSGLVASTCVSFAIADEITLTSADSYDGNTTTTEFQPRSTTDSNGTNYTCSGDICIANAGQKTSLTNSCFNQNGGNLSFTGTGGSLCFDNVTGATKPAAIEVGSSDKALSVTGFSLFSCISCPPGTTGQGAIKSSGTTTFDNDANLLFDKNCSTAAGGAISCKGLTLSGTSISATFTNNTSTENGGAIGSTGDNSIQNNTGKLIFSTNSATKAGGAIHSDSATTISNNASVVFSDNSATGSSDGQGGAVYCSKTSSAIDLKLEGNKELIFKNNTSGTSGGAIYADKLTITSGGPTLFTNNSVSTNTTPTGGAICINSTNGECSLTAELGDIIFDGNTVVTTTGTPSTKRNSINLGTSGKFMKLSAREGRGIYFYDPIADAGDTNTEIELNKAEANSTFTGSIVFSGEKLSTDEKAISENLKSAFKQSLKVGSGSLVLKDGVVVEAKQVSQTAGSAVIMDVGTTLQTPSASGENITLENLEINVSSLGGGGVLAPAKVSATTASKTVTINTVKLVESDSNNYEKPLFSSTKDFASALEVASASGSTPTIPTDNLTGFMPATHYGYQGNWTVTWAQGTTADTQKATFDWKQTGYNPNPERQGPLVPNTLWGAFTDIRSLQNLMEVSVNGSDFHRGFWVSGIGNFINKSGTPTKRKFRHTSAGYVLGLFAKTDSDDVFSAAFTQLFGRDKDYLVSKNTSDIYAGSIYYQHTSFWDAWDRFLQATIGAQAPLVFDAQLAYSHTSNDMKTNMTTRFAPQNVVFPEIKGEWGNDCFAVELGATVPIDSETSTIFDVYSPFLKFQLVYAHQEDFKENNNADGRHFESSNLTNLSMPIGVKFERFSDDNNASYNLTLSYAPDIARCNPESTTSLLVSPTTAVWTTKATNLARQAFIVRAGNHFSLSQNFEIFSQFGFELRGSSRNYNVDLGSKIQF, encoded by the coding sequence ATGAAACACCCAGTTTATTGGTTCTTACTATCTTCGGGACTGGTAGCTTCAACCTGCGTAAGCTTTGCTATCGCGGACGAAATAACATTAACCTCTGCAGATAGTTATGACGGCAATACCACTACTACAGAATTTCAACCCCGAAGTACCACCGATTCCAATGGTACGAACTACACCTGCTCCGGAGATATCTGTATTGCTAATGCAGGGCAAAAAACTTCCCTAACAAACAGCTGCTTCAACCAAAATGGAGGAAATCTTTCCTTCACAGGAACCGGAGGCTCTCTTTGTTTTGATAATGTTACCGGAGCTACTAAACCTGCAGCCATCGAAGTAGGCAGCTCAGACAAAGCATTATCAGTAACAGGTTTTTCATTATTTTCCTGCATCTCCTGCCCTCCAGGAACTACAGGGCAAGGAGCCATTAAATCATCAGGGACTACAACCTTTGATAATGATGCTAACTTGCTATTTGACAAAAACTGCTCTACAGCTGCTGGAGGAGCAATTAGTTGCAAGGGTCTGACACTATCAGGAACATCCATATCTGCTACATTTACCAACAATACATCTACAGAAAATGGCGGAGCAATAGGTTCTACCGGAGACAATTCCATCCAGAACAACACTGGGAAGCTGATATTCTCAACTAACTCTGCAACAAAAGCAGGCGGAGCTATTCATTCAGACTCTGCAACAACTATTTCCAACAATGCTTCTGTCGTATTTTCAGATAATTCAGCAACAGGATCTTCTGACGGACAAGGTGGGGCTGTTTATTGCTCTAAGACATCTTCTGCTATCGACTTAAAGCTAGAAGGTAACAAAGAGCTTATTTTTAAAAATAATACCTCTGGAACTAGTGGAGGAGCCATCTATGCTGATAAACTCACGATCACCTCAGGCGGTCCTACCCTTTTTACTAATAACTCAGTAAGCACTAACACCACTCCAACAGGAGGAGCGATTTGCATAAATAGCACGAATGGAGAATGCAGCCTAACTGCAGAGCTCGGCGACATCATCTTTGATGGAAATACTGTTGTTACTACCACAGGAACGCCTTCCACAAAAAGAAACTCTATAAATTTAGGAACTAGTGGAAAATTCATGAAACTCAGCGCTCGCGAAGGCAGAGGCATTTACTTCTACGATCCCATTGCTGATGCTGGCGACACTAATACAGAGATTGAACTTAATAAGGCAGAGGCTAACTCTACCTTCACAGGAAGTATTGTCTTCTCTGGCGAAAAGCTTTCCACTGATGAAAAAGCTATCTCCGAAAACTTAAAATCGGCTTTTAAGCAATCTTTAAAAGTTGGTTCCGGTTCATTAGTTCTTAAAGATGGTGTGGTAGTAGAAGCCAAGCAAGTTTCTCAAACAGCAGGCTCTGCTGTGATTATGGATGTAGGCACTACATTGCAAACTCCAAGTGCTTCTGGTGAAAATATAACATTAGAAAACCTCGAGATTAACGTCTCCTCGTTGGGGGGGGGGGGGGTACTCGCTCCTGCTAAAGTCTCCGCAACAACTGCATCTAAAACAGTCACAATTAATACTGTAAAACTTGTCGAATCCGACAGCAACAATTACGAAAAACCTCTCTTCTCATCAACAAAAGACTTTGCTTCTGCTTTAGAAGTAGCATCTGCCTCTGGATCCACCCCAACTATTCCTACAGATAACCTTACTGGTTTTATGCCTGCTACGCATTATGGTTATCAAGGAAACTGGACAGTCACTTGGGCACAAGGAACTACCGCCGATACACAAAAAGCCACTTTTGATTGGAAGCAAACTGGTTATAATCCAAATCCTGAACGTCAAGGTCCTTTGGTTCCTAATACGTTATGGGGAGCTTTCACAGATATCAGATCTTTGCAGAACTTAATGGAAGTTAGTGTAAATGGCTCTGATTTTCATAGAGGCTTCTGGGTATCCGGAATTGGTAATTTCATAAATAAAAGCGGCACGCCTACCAAGCGTAAATTCCGTCATACAAGCGCTGGCTATGTTTTAGGACTTTTTGCTAAAACAGACTCTGACGACGTGTTTAGTGCGGCTTTCACTCAATTATTCGGAAGAGACAAGGACTATCTTGTATCTAAGAATACTTCCGACATTTATGCAGGATCTATCTATTACCAACATACATCTTTCTGGGATGCTTGGGATAGATTCTTACAAGCTACTATTGGAGCCCAGGCTCCCTTAGTTTTCGATGCACAGCTGGCTTATAGTCATACTTCTAATGACATGAAGACAAATATGACTACACGCTTTGCCCCTCAAAACGTCGTTTTCCCTGAGATCAAGGGTGAATGGGGAAATGACTGTTTTGCTGTGGAGCTCGGCGCAACTGTGCCTATTGACTCTGAAACATCTACCATCTTCGATGTTTATTCTCCTTTCTTGAAATTCCAACTGGTTTACGCCCACCAGGAAGACTTTAAAGAAAATAACAACGCAGATGGAAGACATTTCGAGAGCAGCAATCTCACAAACCTCTCTATGCCCATTGGAGTGAAGTTTGAGAGATTTTCTGATGACAACAATGCTTCTTACAATCTGACGCTTTCCTACGCGCCAGATATTGCAAGATGCAACCCCGAGAGTACGACATCTCTATTAGTAAGTCCTACCACAGCTGTATGGACTACTAAAGCAACAAACCTCGCAAGGCAAGCGTTCATTGTAAGAGCTGGAAATCACTTTTCCCTATCTCAAAACTTTGAAATCTTCTCTCAGTTTGGTTTTGAGCTCAGAGGTTCCTCTCGAAACTATAATGTAGATCTGGGCTCTAAAATCCAGTTCTAA